One window from the genome of Natrialba magadii ATCC 43099 encodes:
- a CDS encoding DUF4442 domain-containing protein, translating to MFDSLRARLYRLGFNLFPAYRRTGGRVTYIAPDWQEIRIKLPHTWRTRNYVGTTFGGSMYAATDPFHMMMLLQNLGDEYTVWDKEAEIRFKKPGTETLYARFTMSDAELDAIRAELDREGTDSIDRHYTVDLVDAEGTVHASIRKTVYVTTDRSKRA from the coding sequence ATGTTCGACTCCCTCCGCGCCCGACTCTACCGGCTCGGGTTCAACCTCTTTCCCGCGTATCGCCGTACCGGCGGCCGAGTCACCTACATCGCGCCCGACTGGCAAGAGATCCGAATCAAACTCCCACACACCTGGCGGACGCGCAACTACGTTGGAACGACCTTCGGCGGCAGCATGTACGCCGCAACAGACCCGTTCCACATGATGATGCTCCTGCAGAACCTTGGCGACGAGTACACCGTCTGGGACAAGGAAGCCGAGATTCGCTTCAAAAAACCCGGTACTGAGACGCTATACGCGCGGTTTACAATGTCCGACGCGGAACTCGACGCAATTCGAGCCGAACTCGACCGCGAGGGAACGGACTCGATCGACCGCCACTACACCGTCGACCTCGTCGATGCCGAGGGTACCGTCCACGCATCGATTCGAAAGACCGTGTACGTGACGACGGATCGGTCAAAGCGCGCCTGA
- a CDS encoding alpha/beta hydrolase: protein MRHRVFNEDGETELVFVMGWGNRWTHENVSWLIGKLTEAGYRVHAFELPTNIEDFKADWLEPVAEYVLDLEEYQLLAHSAGALVAQALDGADNHVYLSPWWGFNVDLPEQTLDLVSNVPTTLPCIPIGEMGRDVLGEKATDHQISTSPRWVSPAFVREIHHAQQNLLTIDHDAVVFCTLRDSLVDLEPIGERVPAEHVVLYDGGHELFSSPTRERYVDLLLDSLQDGAEAIEDRSVVPPRTPAAPGPAE, encoded by the coding sequence ATGCGACACCGCGTCTTCAACGAGGACGGCGAGACCGAACTCGTCTTCGTCATGGGCTGGGGCAACCGCTGGACCCACGAGAACGTCAGCTGGCTCATCGGGAAGCTCACCGAGGCCGGCTATCGGGTCCACGCCTTCGAACTCCCGACGAATATCGAGGACTTCAAAGCCGACTGGCTCGAGCCGGTCGCGGAGTACGTCCTCGACCTAGAGGAGTACCAGCTACTCGCACACAGTGCGGGCGCACTCGTCGCGCAGGCACTCGACGGCGCGGACAACCACGTCTACCTGAGTCCATGGTGGGGGTTCAACGTCGACTTGCCCGAGCAGACGCTTGACCTCGTCTCGAACGTCCCGACGACGCTCCCGTGCATTCCCATTGGAGAGATGGGGCGCGACGTGCTCGGTGAGAAGGCGACGGACCATCAGATTTCGACGAGCCCGCGCTGGGTCTCGCCGGCGTTCGTCCGGGAGATCCACCACGCCCAACAAAATCTCCTGACGATCGACCACGATGCGGTGGTCTTCTGTACGCTGCGTGACTCCCTCGTCGACCTCGAACCGATCGGTGAGCGCGTCCCTGCAGAACACGTCGTGCTCTATGACGGCGGCCACGAACTGTTCTCCTCGCCGACGCGCGAGCGATACGTCGACCTGCTCCTCGACTCACTCCAGGACGGTGCTGAGGCCATCGAGGACCGTTCTGTCGTCCCGCCACGGACACCGGCTGCGCCAGGACCAGCCGAGTAG
- the ncsA gene encoding tRNA 2-thiolation protein NcsA, whose protein sequence is MDCNRCDEEAVMHAAYSGAHLCADHFRESVEKRVRRRVRRDDLVPKDATPENPQTWVIGLSGGKDSVVLTQILHETFAKDPRIELVGLTIHEGIEGYRDKSLDACVELSDDLDIRHEVVSYEDEFGIQMDDVVEDDPENMAACAYCGVFRRDILSRYADDLGADLLLTGHNLDDEAQTALMNFLEGDVEQIAKHFDASLGPLSEREQQEEFVPRAKPLRDVPEKEVALYAHLNDLPAHITECPHASEAYRGEIQQLLYELEENHPGTRHSILSGYEELAGITSDEFSGENGADLQDCTECGSTTTREVCRKCSLLEALV, encoded by the coding sequence ATGGACTGCAATCGGTGTGACGAGGAGGCGGTCATGCACGCCGCCTACTCCGGGGCACACCTCTGTGCGGATCACTTCCGTGAATCGGTCGAGAAGCGGGTGCGCCGGCGGGTGCGTCGGGACGACCTCGTCCCGAAGGACGCAACACCTGAAAACCCGCAAACGTGGGTTATCGGCCTCTCCGGCGGCAAAGACAGCGTCGTCCTCACCCAGATTCTCCACGAAACGTTCGCCAAGGACCCGCGTATCGAACTCGTCGGCCTGACGATTCACGAGGGGATCGAGGGCTACCGCGACAAGAGCCTCGACGCCTGCGTCGAACTGTCCGACGACCTCGACATCCGCCACGAGGTCGTCAGCTACGAAGACGAATTCGGCATCCAGATGGACGACGTAGTCGAGGACGACCCCGAAAACATGGCCGCCTGCGCCTACTGCGGCGTCTTCCGGCGCGATATCCTCTCACGCTACGCAGACGACCTCGGCGCAGATCTCCTGTTGACGGGCCACAACCTGGACGACGAAGCCCAGACCGCGTTGATGAACTTCCTCGAGGGCGACGTCGAACAGATCGCCAAACACTTCGATGCGAGCCTCGGGCCGCTCTCCGAGCGCGAGCAACAGGAGGAGTTCGTCCCGCGCGCCAAGCCGCTTCGTGACGTCCCCGAGAAGGAAGTCGCACTCTACGCCCACCTTAACGACCTACCGGCGCACATCACGGAGTGTCCACACGCGAGCGAGGCCTACCGTGGCGAGATCCAGCAGCTGTTGTACGAACTGGAAGAGAATCATCCCGGGACTCGTCACTCGATTCTCTCCGGCTACGAAGAACTCGCAGGCATCACGTCCGACGAATTCAGCGGCGAGAACGGCGCAGACCTCCAGGACTGTACCGAGTGTGGATCCACGACAACCCGTGAGGTCTGTCGGAAGTGCTCCCTGCTCGAGGCGCTGGTGTAG
- a CDS encoding zinc ribbon domain-containing protein — translation MAVSLALRILGTLAAGYLLFVTLLAMGPIGMVVFVPLLMIGAVQVYRTRNRPETGEADNELPDYCPNCGTAVEEDVLDATATDAVDGEKCGPGPESNRHADSEGSDGQPWRVHYCAGCGAPLDAVDDSDSRFEAGETDATGRTGTINCPHCGSPNDSGQETCAYCETVLE, via the coding sequence ATGGCGGTCTCGCTTGCGCTTCGGATCCTCGGAACTCTCGCCGCCGGTTATCTGCTGTTCGTCACGCTGCTGGCGATGGGCCCGATCGGGATGGTGGTGTTCGTTCCGTTGCTCATGATCGGGGCCGTACAGGTGTATCGAACTCGAAATCGGCCCGAAACCGGCGAGGCGGACAACGAACTGCCGGACTACTGTCCGAACTGTGGCACGGCAGTCGAGGAAGATGTACTCGACGCTACGGCTACCGACGCTGTTGATGGCGAGAAATGCGGTCCGGGTCCCGAGAGCAATCGCCACGCGGACAGCGAGGGTTCGGATGGGCAGCCATGGCGTGTACACTACTGTGCCGGCTGTGGTGCACCGCTTGACGCCGTCGACGACAGTGATTCGAGATTCGAGGCGGGCGAAACGGACGCGACCGGTCGCACTGGCACGATTAACTGTCCTCACTGTGGCTCACCGAACGATTCGGGACAGGAAACGTGTGCGTACTGCGAGACGGTACTCGAGTAG
- a CDS encoding nucleotidyltransferase family protein, with protein MHALVFAAGRGTRLQPYTDDTPKPLLEIAGEPLLRRTLQTVADTVSGIEQFTIVVGYRGDEIVDCIGDTFDGVPVSYAWQRNRQGLAHAVCRAAEDGYGVTLESVDENEGEGEDEGEDKNANVSDTAFPDDILIINGDNALDCDLSALVDRHREPSVDGALLLDRVSRNEAEATALCSLADDGRIRSVESTLERGQTTGYMAAGVQTHDGPALLDACRTLDRADSGEFELTAALESLLADGAQYVGVELEGWHRNVNTPADLQRARERFEGAASDGERSENGGRW; from the coding sequence ATGCACGCACTCGTGTTCGCTGCCGGTCGTGGCACGCGACTGCAGCCGTACACCGACGACACGCCGAAGCCACTGCTCGAAATCGCTGGGGAACCCTTGCTTCGTCGGACCCTGCAAACGGTCGCTGACACCGTTTCCGGAATCGAGCAGTTCACTATCGTCGTCGGCTACCGAGGCGACGAAATCGTCGACTGCATCGGCGACACGTTCGACGGCGTGCCGGTGTCTTACGCGTGGCAACGTAATCGTCAAGGCCTCGCACACGCTGTTTGCCGGGCGGCCGAAGACGGCTACGGTGTCACACTCGAATCTGTAGACGAGAACGAAGGCGAAGGCGAAGACGAGGGAGAGGACAAAAACGCAAACGTGTCAGACACCGCGTTCCCGGACGACATACTGATAATCAACGGCGACAACGCCCTCGACTGTGACCTCTCGGCGCTCGTCGACCGCCATCGCGAACCCAGCGTCGACGGGGCACTCCTACTCGACCGCGTCTCGCGAAACGAAGCCGAAGCGACAGCACTGTGTTCGCTCGCAGACGACGGCCGTATTCGATCCGTCGAGTCGACACTCGAACGTGGGCAGACGACGGGTTACATGGCCGCCGGCGTCCAGACCCACGACGGACCGGCCCTGCTCGACGCCTGTCGGACACTCGACCGCGCCGACAGCGGCGAGTTCGAACTCACGGCTGCACTCGAGTCCCTGCTCGCAGACGGTGCCCAGTACGTCGGCGTCGAACTCGAGGGCTGGCACCGGAACGTAAACACGCCGGCCGACCTCCAGCGGGCGCGGGAACGGTTCGAGGGGGCGGCCAGTGATGGGGAACGAAGCGAAAACGGCGGCAGGTGGTGA
- the ftsZ gene encoding cell division protein FtsZ, whose protein sequence is MQDIVQDALENAEQEAREMDATMDDDEFGDPRIVIVGCGGAGNNTINRLYNIGVDGADTVAINTDKQHLKMIEADTKILVGKSLTNGLGAGGDPSMGERATEMAQSTVKEVLGDADLVFVTAGMGGGTGTGAAPVVSKIAKEQGAIVVGMVSTPFNVERARTVKAEEGLEKLRDQADSIIVLDNNRLLDYVPNLPIGKAFSVMDQIIAETVKGISETITQPSLINLDYADMSTIMNQGGVAVMLVGETQDKNKTDEVVKDAMNHPLLDVDYRGASGGLVHITGGPDLTLKEAEGIADNITERLEASANVIWGARIQENYKGKVRVMAIMTGVQSAQVLGPTTQKQADKSRASIEGLNDTDFDASNNVEQSGQSFGAQSDGGRSELKKQNGVDVIR, encoded by the coding sequence ATGCAGGATATTGTACAGGACGCCCTCGAGAACGCGGAACAGGAAGCCCGAGAGATGGACGCCACGATGGACGACGACGAGTTCGGTGACCCCCGAATCGTCATCGTCGGCTGTGGCGGTGCCGGGAACAACACCATCAACCGGCTGTACAACATCGGTGTCGACGGCGCTGACACCGTCGCGATCAACACCGACAAACAGCACCTGAAGATGATCGAAGCCGACACGAAGATCCTCGTCGGCAAGTCGCTCACGAACGGGCTCGGCGCTGGCGGCGATCCCTCGATGGGCGAACGCGCGACCGAGATGGCCCAGAGTACGGTCAAAGAGGTTCTCGGCGACGCAGACCTCGTCTTCGTGACGGCAGGTATGGGTGGTGGCACCGGCACGGGTGCCGCCCCGGTCGTCTCGAAGATTGCCAAGGAGCAGGGTGCGATCGTCGTCGGCATGGTCTCGACGCCGTTCAACGTCGAACGTGCCCGCACGGTCAAGGCCGAGGAAGGACTCGAGAAGCTTCGCGATCAGGCGGACTCGATCATCGTCCTCGACAACAATCGACTGCTCGATTACGTCCCGAACCTCCCGATCGGCAAGGCGTTCTCGGTCATGGACCAGATCATCGCCGAAACGGTCAAAGGGATCTCGGAGACGATCACCCAGCCGTCGCTGATCAACCTGGACTACGCGGACATGTCCACGATCATGAATCAGGGCGGCGTCGCGGTGATGCTCGTCGGTGAGACACAGGACAAGAACAAGACCGACGAGGTCGTCAAGGACGCGATGAACCACCCACTGCTGGACGTCGACTACCGTGGTGCATCCGGTGGTCTTGTCCACATTACGGGTGGCCCGGACCTCACACTCAAAGAGGCCGAGGGCATCGCGGACAACATCACGGAGCGCCTCGAGGCGTCTGCAAACGTCATCTGGGGTGCCCGTATTCAGGAGAACTACAAGGGCAAGGTCCGCGTCATGGCGATCATGACCGGTGTCCAGAGCGCGCAGGTCCTGGGTCCGACGACGCAGAAGCAGGCCGACAAGTCCCGCGCGAGCATCGAGGGGCTCAACGACACTGACTTCGACGCAAGCAACAACGTCGAACAATCAGGACAGAGCTTCGGTGCCCAGAGTGACGGCGGGCGTAGCGAACTCAAGAAGCAAAACGGCGTCGACGTTATCCGCTAA
- a CDS encoding ribbon-helix-helix domain-containing protein — translation MERVTLRIPKQQIDEVEQLVDSGEFPNRSEAIRSAVREMINEQYDGHSEQAGKHNWAKV, via the coding sequence ATGGAGCGTGTGACACTGCGAATTCCGAAACAGCAGATTGACGAGGTAGAGCAGCTGGTTGACTCGGGCGAGTTCCCGAACCGGAGTGAGGCAATCCGGTCGGCCGTCCGCGAAATGATCAACGAGCAGTACGACGGCCACAGCGAACAGGCCGGGAAACACAACTGGGCCAAGGTCTAA
- a CDS encoding double zinc ribbon domain-containing protein, translated as MSKITFRADDDLVQELESLEISKSEAMRQALRSYLGHDENRTGATSEERAERPAGETAGVGSQLECLIESLVREHVDDRIDERLGGETARAGHSHSQQPKAMSDIGTRRGNGGQMWPPTRETQDVNVTISLTDGSEDIGVQPSATQATNEDQKQTHAQSREDVGQDQPSPHSKQPQSGPQTESSETTHACGQCGESVDEDHVYCPNCGEKASRRLFCECGDEYRSDWSFCPGCGRRTPAADVLEPR; from the coding sequence ATGAGCAAGATCACGTTCCGTGCTGACGACGACCTCGTGCAGGAACTCGAGTCCCTCGAGATTTCCAAGAGCGAGGCGATGCGTCAGGCGCTTCGGTCGTACCTCGGTCACGATGAGAACAGGACCGGGGCCACGAGCGAGGAGCGCGCGGAACGTCCCGCCGGCGAGACAGCGGGAGTGGGATCACAACTCGAGTGTCTCATTGAGTCGCTTGTGCGCGAGCACGTAGACGATCGGATTGACGAACGACTCGGTGGCGAAACAGCGAGAGCCGGCCACAGTCACTCACAGCAACCGAAGGCGATGTCTGACATCGGAACGCGACGCGGAAATGGCGGTCAAATGTGGCCACCGACGCGGGAGACACAGGATGTAAACGTCACGATTTCGCTGACGGATGGCAGCGAAGACATCGGTGTACAGCCGTCTGCTACGCAGGCCACGAACGAGGACCAGAAACAGACGCATGCACAGTCCCGCGAGGATGTCGGACAGGATCAGCCGTCGCCACACAGTAAACAGCCCCAGTCGGGCCCGCAAACGGAGTCCTCGGAAACGACACACGCGTGTGGACAGTGTGGCGAAAGCGTCGATGAGGACCATGTATACTGCCCAAACTGTGGAGAGAAAGCCTCGCGGCGGCTGTTCTGTGAATGTGGCGACGAGTATCGGTCAGACTGGTCGTTCTGCCCGGGCTGTGGGAGACGAACACCAGCAGCAGACGTTCTGGAGCCGCGCTAA
- a CDS encoding HalOD1 output domain-containing protein, which yields MVLNDYCPPLADQQAVSQSERTETESITHTVVRALASAKNVPVTEIEPLHKHVDTEALNSLYDDVTHSTSNVKTRFTFQNYCVVIPHGGHVYIYKRRDRA from the coding sequence ATGGTCCTGAACGACTACTGCCCTCCATTGGCGGACCAGCAAGCGGTTTCTCAGTCAGAGCGAACGGAAACAGAGTCAATAACACACACTGTTGTAAGAGCATTGGCAAGTGCCAAAAACGTCCCTGTGACTGAGATAGAACCATTGCACAAGCACGTGGATACAGAGGCCCTCAACAGTCTCTACGACGATGTGACGCACTCCACGTCCAACGTAAAGACACGGTTCACGTTCCAGAACTATTGTGTCGTTATTCCGCACGGAGGTCACGTCTACATCTACAAACGACGAGACCGCGCTTAG
- a CDS encoding DUF5789 family protein, whose protein sequence is MSENGPGGNNESGANGSERASSPESNTEPEPDVDRVQDRAEQRKSQRANTTESVLEDVEQQLGELEYPVTGEEIATEYGSDPIDMPNETESLGSVFDRLANEEFESEAAAREAIYGEVTGEAGGRAEANPERDLDSLDDETQGSASDTGSESL, encoded by the coding sequence ATGAGTGAGAACGGCCCTGGCGGAAACAACGAGAGCGGCGCCAACGGAAGTGAGAGAGCTTCCAGCCCAGAATCGAACACAGAACCGGAACCGGATGTCGATCGCGTACAGGACCGCGCCGAACAGCGCAAATCCCAGCGTGCAAACACCACAGAGTCCGTCCTCGAGGACGTCGAGCAACAGCTCGGGGAACTCGAGTACCCGGTCACTGGCGAGGAGATCGCGACCGAGTACGGGAGCGACCCGATCGATATGCCGAACGAGACGGAGTCGCTTGGCAGTGTGTTCGACCGTCTCGCGAACGAGGAATTCGAGAGCGAAGCGGCGGCACGGGAGGCGATTTATGGCGAAGTGACGGGCGAAGCGGGTGGTCGAGCAGAGGCGAATCCGGAGCGAGATCTGGACAGTCTCGACGACGAGACGCAGGGGTCGGCTAGCGACACGGGAAGCGAGTCGCTCTGA
- a CDS encoding translation initiation factor IF-2 subunit beta: protein MDYESSLDRAMEDVPDIGGDEERLQIPDAQTQKDGAFTRFTNLGEIADVLSREDEHLHRFVQREMGTSGKFEEGRGRYNGTFSEQDFNAAVDAYVDEYVLCTECGLPDTRLVREDRTPMLRCDACGAFRPVTKRSTSAAQQQQQDAVEEGKTYTVEITGTGRKGDGVAEKGEYTIFVPGAQEGDVVDIYIKNISGNLAFARLD from the coding sequence ATGGATTACGAGTCGAGTCTCGACCGAGCGATGGAGGACGTTCCCGACATTGGGGGCGACGAAGAACGGTTACAGATCCCTGACGCACAGACACAGAAAGACGGCGCGTTCACCCGGTTTACGAACCTGGGCGAAATCGCTGACGTGCTCTCGCGCGAGGACGAGCACCTCCACCGCTTCGTCCAGCGGGAGATGGGGACCAGCGGCAAGTTCGAGGAAGGGCGCGGCCGGTACAACGGGACCTTCTCCGAGCAGGACTTCAACGCGGCGGTCGACGCGTACGTCGACGAGTACGTCCTCTGTACGGAGTGTGGCCTGCCGGACACCCGCCTCGTTCGCGAGGATCGTACGCCAATGCTGCGCTGTGACGCCTGTGGTGCGTTCCGGCCGGTCACCAAGCGTTCGACGAGCGCCGCCCAGCAGCAACAGCAGGACGCCGTCGAGGAGGGCAAGACCTACACCGTCGAAATCACCGGCACTGGCCGCAAAGGCGACGGTGTCGCCGAGAAGGGAGAGTACACGATTTTCGTCCCCGGCGCGCAGGAGGGTGACGTCGTCGATATCTACATCAAGAACATCTCGGGCAACCTCGCGTTCGCGCGACTCGACTGA
- a CDS encoding HAD family hydrolase, which produces MGVSFDLFDTLVTADYPADPAAAVATELAERGVSVPDDWADAYTEVHIDAPDGAEVPLPAHVSRALASRDVAVKGNAARRAVVAAFDPTVETRPGARAAIDAARDRGHEVALCSNCSVPELVGRALVRSSLSRDDFDGIVTSVGCGWRKPAPEIFEQTAAELGVSATDLVHVGDDPRTDGGLASVGGTALLLADDRMTDGSSVSAEGPSGEPGDTHVLESLAELPDALDALPDTLDKTESGGDRLR; this is translated from the coding sequence GTGGGAGTTTCGTTCGACCTCTTCGATACGCTCGTTACCGCCGACTACCCGGCCGACCCCGCTGCAGCCGTCGCGACCGAACTCGCCGAGCGCGGCGTTTCGGTGCCTGACGACTGGGCGGACGCGTACACGGAGGTTCACATCGACGCTCCCGACGGCGCAGAAGTCCCGCTTCCCGCACACGTCTCTCGCGCGCTCGCGAGTCGTGACGTTGCAGTCAAGGGAAACGCAGCCAGACGAGCGGTCGTTGCCGCGTTTGACCCTACTGTCGAAACCAGACCGGGTGCACGGGCGGCGATCGACGCCGCTCGCGACCGCGGCCACGAAGTCGCGCTCTGCTCGAACTGCAGCGTTCCCGAACTCGTCGGACGGGCGCTCGTCCGATCTTCACTCTCGCGCGATGACTTCGACGGGATCGTCACGAGCGTCGGCTGTGGCTGGCGAAAACCCGCACCCGAAATCTTCGAACAAACCGCGGCCGAACTCGGCGTTTCCGCCACAGACCTCGTCCACGTCGGCGACGACCCGCGAACTGACGGCGGTCTCGCGTCCGTTGGCGGAACCGCGCTCTTGCTCGCCGACGACCGTATGACAGACGGCAGCAGCGTGTCAGCCGAGGGTCCCAGTGGTGAGCCGGGAGACACACACGTACTCGAGTCCCTCGCTGAACTCCCCGACGCACTCGACGCACTCCCCGACACACTCGACAAGACCGAGTCCGGAGGTGACCGACTGCGATGA
- the cbiB gene encoding adenosylcobinamide-phosphate synthase CbiB, protein MTTAFLLAVALGLDHIVGEPRNAFHPVAWLGRLIAPLDREWSDRDRYQRLAGVPIALVVPLVPAAAAAGFVLAAAALSPLVGIAAAALVLWLTISLRSLLELTDEVVRATAGSAAELETARDRVRGLVGRDTASLSPAELRSGALESAAENLADGLVATLLPFALLAPFSLPAAAAAAAWVKGVNTLDSMLGYPSKPHGTASARLDDFVMWIPARLSAVSIALAAGAPLALRRAAAWARTPPSPNSGWPMATLACALSVRLRKRNVYDLNPDAELPAPEDGERATSVIRVAAIVSAVISLALATGVAVLAAEFGTVDGPFIADSILLEPLLALPEVVQWS, encoded by the coding sequence GTGACCACGGCCTTCCTCCTCGCCGTCGCCCTCGGCCTCGATCACATCGTTGGCGAGCCGCGAAACGCGTTCCATCCGGTCGCCTGGCTCGGTCGTCTCATCGCACCACTTGACCGTGAGTGGAGCGACCGCGACCGGTACCAGCGCCTCGCTGGCGTTCCAATCGCGCTCGTCGTCCCGCTCGTGCCCGCCGCTGCGGCCGCCGGGTTCGTTCTCGCTGCAGCCGCCCTCTCGCCGCTCGTCGGCATCGCGGCTGCCGCTCTCGTTCTCTGGCTGACGATCAGTTTGCGATCCCTACTCGAGTTGACCGACGAGGTCGTCCGCGCGACGGCTGGTTCCGCGGCGGAACTCGAGACGGCTCGCGACCGCGTACGCGGTCTCGTTGGCCGGGACACAGCATCGCTTTCGCCGGCCGAACTTCGCAGTGGGGCACTCGAGAGCGCGGCGGAGAATCTCGCGGACGGTCTCGTCGCGACGCTCCTGCCGTTCGCGCTGCTCGCCCCGTTTTCGTTGCCCGCTGCCGCAGCGGCTGCGGCGTGGGTGAAGGGCGTCAACACGCTCGATTCGATGCTTGGCTATCCGTCGAAGCCCCACGGGACCGCGAGCGCGCGCCTCGATGATTTCGTGATGTGGATCCCCGCTCGTCTCTCCGCAGTGTCGATCGCTCTCGCCGCAGGTGCGCCGCTTGCACTCCGACGCGCGGCAGCGTGGGCTCGGACACCGCCGTCGCCGAACTCGGGGTGGCCGATGGCGACGCTCGCGTGCGCGCTCTCGGTTCGCCTCCGCAAACGGAACGTGTACGACCTCAACCCCGATGCGGAATTGCCGGCACCCGAGGACGGCGAGCGCGCGACGAGCGTGATTCGCGTCGCTGCTATCGTCTCGGCCGTGATTTCGCTGGCGCTCGCGACGGGGGTGGCCGTTCTCGCAGCCGAGTTTGGCACTGTGGACGGACCGTTTATCGCTGACAGCATCCTACTGGAGCCACTGCTTGCTCTCCCGGAGGTGGTGCAGTGGTCGTAA
- the cobS gene encoding adenosylcobinamide-GDP ribazoletransferase has translation MVVRRWLRATRGALGFLTRLPVHHRDGDWEAFRSTPAAFPLVGLVAGTLAAVPLLAADVLTPPVVAFGYLLAVYAVTGIHHLDGVADLGDALVVHGDADRRREVLKDTTTGVGAILAVAITISGLALGGLGLAALPALTAVTVAIGTEVGSKFGMATMACFGRAPYEGMGRQFTEASTPGGWLVPAALVLSAAAFTWPRPVALAVAGGVAGVCLPWYWATRHLGGINGDIFGAANELGRVAGLHAGVIAWTLL, from the coding sequence GTGGTCGTAAGACGCTGGCTTCGGGCAACCCGCGGCGCGCTCGGCTTCCTGACGCGACTGCCGGTTCACCACCGTGATGGCGACTGGGAGGCGTTCCGATCCACGCCGGCCGCGTTCCCGCTCGTCGGACTCGTCGCTGGCACACTCGCCGCAGTGCCGCTGCTCGCGGCCGATGTACTCACACCGCCGGTCGTCGCCTTCGGCTACCTGCTCGCCGTTTACGCGGTGACCGGCATTCACCACCTCGACGGCGTCGCCGACCTCGGCGACGCGCTCGTCGTCCACGGCGACGCCGACCGCCGGCGCGAGGTCCTGAAAGACACGACGACCGGCGTCGGTGCGATCCTCGCCGTCGCGATTACGATTTCGGGACTTGCACTCGGCGGGCTCGGTCTCGCCGCGCTTCCGGCGCTGACGGCCGTCACGGTCGCCATCGGTACCGAAGTCGGCTCGAAGTTCGGGATGGCGACGATGGCCTGCTTCGGCCGCGCGCCGTACGAAGGCATGGGTCGACAGTTCACCGAGGCGTCGACGCCTGGCGGCTGGCTCGTCCCCGCAGCGCTCGTCCTCTCGGCGGCGGCGTTCACCTGGCCGCGCCCGGTCGCGCTCGCCGTCGCTGGCGGCGTCGCCGGCGTCTGTCTCCCCTGGTACTGGGCGACTCGCCACCTCGGCGGGATCAACGGCGACATCTTCGGCGCGGCGAACGAACTCGGCCGCGTCGCAGGACTGCACGCGGGGGTGATCGCGTGGACGCTCTTGTGA
- a CDS encoding NTP transferase domain-containing protein, giving the protein MCGGKGTRLESDHEKPLHPIAGVPMVDRVVGALESSQIETIYAAVSPNAPKTHAHLSESDRDVNLVETAGEGYVADLLTTLDRPEISQPLLTVAADLPLLSAAAVDQVVTAYDERGGAGSMTICIPEARKRELGVSIDSRLEQADHDAGTASDDTALVPTGVNVVGESTADDTTDQDTTDDTQPSMTYVTDDPRLAVNVNQREDARIATAYIRDPETRAMRETKEAHETHETHETDGRHGDKQ; this is encoded by the coding sequence ATGTGCGGCGGGAAAGGCACCCGACTCGAGAGCGATCACGAAAAGCCGCTCCACCCCATCGCGGGGGTTCCGATGGTCGACCGCGTCGTGGGTGCACTCGAGTCCAGCCAGATCGAGACGATCTACGCTGCAGTTTCTCCGAACGCACCGAAAACGCACGCACACCTTTCTGAATCAGACCGAGATGTCAATCTCGTCGAGACGGCGGGCGAGGGTTACGTCGCGGACTTGCTGACTACGCTCGACCGGCCGGAGATTTCCCAGCCACTACTCACAGTCGCAGCGGACCTCCCGTTGCTCTCCGCAGCCGCCGTCGACCAGGTGGTTACAGCGTATGACGAGCGCGGTGGTGCCGGATCGATGACCATTTGCATTCCCGAAGCTCGGAAGCGAGAACTCGGGGTCAGCATCGACTCGCGGCTCGAACAGGCGGATCATGACGCTGGCACTGCCTCTGACGATACCGCTCTTGTCCCGACCGGCGTCAACGTCGTCGGCGAGTCGACTGCTGACGACACGACCGACCAAGACACCACAGACGACACCCAACCATCCATGACCTACGTAACCGACGACCCGCGACTCGCGGTCAACGTGAACCAACGCGAAGACGCTCGCATTGCTACCGCGTACATCCGGGATCCGGAAACGCGAGCAATGCGAGAAACGAAAGAAGCGCACGAAACGCACGAAACGCACGAAACGGACGGCAGACACGGTGACAAACAATGA